The Coffea arabica cultivar ET-39 chromosome 4e, Coffea Arabica ET-39 HiFi, whole genome shotgun sequence genome includes a window with the following:
- the LOC113741470 gene encoding BIIDXI-like protein At5g11420: protein MKSVNVVLVLLCAILPVALSFIDGLVPNGDFEEGPKPWQMHGTEVVDPHSVPHWELSGFVEYIKSGQKQGDMILPVPKGHFALRLGNEASIKTKVQVAKGLFYSLSFGAARTCAQQEQLNLSVSPNSEPKDWGMLPMQTMYSTEGWDSFSWGFLAESNEVEVIFHHPQTQKDQACGPIIDVVALKSFTLPKKSRDILQNGNFEEGPYVLPNTSWGILIPPNVEDDHSALVGWMVESLKAVRYIDSDHFAVPEGKRAVELVAGRESAVAQVVKTVPGKDYDLEFYVGDARNMCEGSMLVEVNASNSTFYVPYESKGKGGSKLAVLRLKAETGRTRIRFLSSYYHMKSDFSGSLCGPVVDGVRLVRVPHA, encoded by the exons ATGAAGAGTGTAAATGTTGTATTAGTGCTGCTCTGCGCCATCTTGCCTGTTGCATTATCTTTCATTGATG GATTAGTCCCAAATGGAGACTTTGAGGAGGGCCCAAAACCATGGCAAATGCATGGAACTGAGGTGGTGGATCCCCACTCAGTACCACATTGGGAACTTTCCGGGTTCGTGGAGTACATCAAATCAGGGCAGAAGCAAGGTGACATGATACTTCCAGTGCCTAAAGGGCATTTTGCACTCAGGCTTGGAAATGAGGCATCAATTAAGACTAAGGTTCAAGTCGCCAAAGGACTGTTTTATTCTCTTTCTTTTGGTGCTGCCCGAACTTGCGCGCAACAGGAGCAACTCAATCTATCTGTATCACCAAATTCGGAGCCAAAGGATTGGGGAATGTTGCCTATGCAAACCATGTACAGCACTGAAGGATGGGACTCATTTTCATGGGGATTTTTGGCCGAATCTAATGAAGTTGAGGTAATCTTCCATCATCCCCAAACGCAGAAGGACCAAGCTTGCGGCCCAATAATCGACGTGGTGGCTCTCAAGTCCTTCACTCTCCCAAAAAAATCAAGAG ACATATTGCAGAATGGAAATTTTGAAGAAGGTCCCTATGTGCTCCCAAACACCTCCTGGGGTATCTTAATTCCTCCTAACGTCGAAGATGATCATTCTGCATTGGTGGGATGGATGGTTGAATCCCTGAAAGCCGTAAGATACATAGACTCCGACCACTTTGCAGTTCCAGAGGGCAAAAGAGCAGTAGAGCTGGTGGCCGGAAGAGAAAGCGCTGTGGCACAAGTTGTCAAAACTGTACCTGGCAAAGACTATGACCTTGAATTCTACGTGGGCGATGCTAGAAATATGTGTGAAGGATCAATGCTAGTAGAAGTGAACGCCAGCAATTCTACTTTTTACGTCCCTTATGAATCTAAGGGGAAAGGTGGATCCAAACTCGCGGTGCTTCGACTCAAAGCAGAGACTGGACGCACGAGGATCAGGTTTCTGAGCTCATATTATCACATGAAGAGTGATTTTTCTGGCTCCTTGTGTGGGCCGGTGGTGGATGGTGTGAGATTAGTCAGGGTTCCACATGCATGA
- the LOC113742009 gene encoding BIIDXI-like protein At5g11420 gives MKTVSLLLVLLCASFHLALSVFVDGLLPNGNFEYGPKPWQMKGSRVIDPHSIPHWEIWGFVEYIESGQKQGDMLLVVPEGRYAVRLGDEASIKTKVKVEKDLFYSLSFSAARTCAQDEVLNLSVSPNKEPNDWGMLPMQTMYSSDGWDSYSWGFLADSDVIEISIHNPGREKDAACGPLIDSVALKALRRPLKTRGNLLKNGNFEEGPYIFPNTAWGALIPPNIEDDHSPLPGWIIESLKAVKYVDSEHFSVPEGKRAVELIAGRESAIAQIVKTIPGWWYDLVFSVGDAKNGCEGSMLIEASAGTVTLQVPYQSSGKGQFIRATHRFRAVSRRTRVRFLSSNYHMRSDNTGTLCGPVIDDVRLYSLRKLRM, from the exons ATGAAGACAGTAAGCCTACTGTTAGTGCTACTTTGCGCaagcttccatcttgctttGTCAGTATTTGTAGACG GACTTTTGCCCAATGGCAACTTTGAGTACGGCCCGAAACCATGGCAGATGAAGGGTAGTAGAGTGATAGATCCCCACTCAATACCACATTGGGAAATCTGGGGTTTCGTTGAGTACATAGAATCCGGTCAGAAGCAAGGAGACATGCTCCTGGTAGTCCCCGAAGGCAGGTACGCGGTGAGGCTGGGGGATGAAGCTTCAATTAAGACCAAAGTTAAGgttgaaaaggatttgttttACTCGCTCTCGTTCAGTGCTGCTCGAACTTGTGCACAAGATGAAGTATTGAACCTATCGGTTTCGCCCAACAAAGAGCCCAACGATTGGGGAATGCTTCCGATGCAAACCATGTACAGCAGCGATGGATGGGACTCTTACTCCTGGGGATTCCTAGCTGACTCCGACGTGATTGAGATTTCCATCCATAACCCAGGAAGGGAAAAAGACGCTGCTTGTGGCCCTCTTATCGATTCTGTTGCCCTCAAGGCTTTGCGTAGGCCTCTAAAAACAAGAG GAAATCTGTTGAAGAATGGAAATTTTGAAGAAGGTCCATATATCTTCCCCAACACAGCATGGGGAGCTCTAATTCCTCCCAACATCGAGGACGACCATTCACCATTGCCCGGCTGGATAATCGAATCCCTCAAAGCCGTAAAGTACGTAGATTCAGAACATTTCAGCGTCCCAGAGGGAAAACGAGCTGTAGAACTCATAGCAGGAAGGGAAAGCGCTATTGCCCAGATAGTGAAGACCATCCCAGGCTGGTGGTACGATCTAGTTTTCTCAGTGGGCGATGCCAAGAATGGGTGTGAAGGATCTATGCTAATAGAGGCGTCTGCTGGGACGGTCACTCTTCAGGTGCCCTACCAGTCCTCTGGTAAGGGGCAGTTCATCCGAGCCACCCATCGATTTAGAGCAGTTTCAAGGCGCACAAGAGTCAGGTTTTTGAGCAGTAACTATCATATGAGGAGTGACAATACTGGAACATTATGCGGTCCTGTGATTGATGATGTTCGGTTGTATAGTCTTCGTAAACTACGTATGTGA
- the LOC113741894 gene encoding cytochrome P450 734A1 — MAETFHWFWLLLISYFLAVCVCKVLVHYWWLPRRVEYQFLQQGIKGPKYHFFLGNLQELASLMSRASSQEMPLSHNILPRVLSFYHHWKKIYGASFLVWFGHTPRLTIADPVLIRDIFVTKSEYFEKNEPPPLVKKLEGDGLLSLKGEKWAHHRKIITPAFHIKNLKLMMPMMANSMGKMLKQWSKMSSNDGKVEIEVSEWFQNLAEDVITRTAFGSSYEDGRAIYQLQAQQMVYATEAYQKVFIPGYRFLPTKKNRISWRLDKEIRKSLMKLIDKRRKNAIAKGLSEECPNDLLELMIKASLKETTKKVPNNSTSNSNTPSLMSSSSITVHDIVEECKTVFFAGKHTTSNLLTWTTILLAMHPKWQELAREEVLRVCGARDTHTEDDVATLRTLGMILNESLRLYPPAVAAIRRAKVDVELGDLRIPQGTELLIPIVAVHHDPELWGNDANEFNPARFAGGVGHAARHSMAFLPFGLGSRRCIGQNLAILQAKLAIAMILQRFSFDLSPTYQHAPTVQMLLYPQYGAPIMFQKL, encoded by the exons ATGGCAGAAACCTTCCACTGGTTTTGGCTTCTGCTTATCTCATATTTTCTAGCAGTATGTGTTTGCAAGGTTTTGGTTCACTACTGGTGGCTGCCAAGAAGAGTTGAGTATCAGTTTTTACAGCAAGGAATTAAAGGCCCAAAGTATCATTTCTTTCTTGGAAACCTCCAGGAGCTTGCAAGTTTGATGTCCAGGGCTTCCTCCCAAGAAATGCCTCTTTCTCACAACATACTCCCCAGGGTTCTGTCTTTCTATCATCATTGGAAGAAAATCTATG GCGCAAGCTTTCTTGTATGGTTCGGACATACACCTCGTCTCACCATAGCTGACCCTGTCCTTATTAGAGACATTTTTGTTACAAAGTCAGAATACTTTGAGAAAAATGAACCACCTCCCCTTGTTAAGAAGCTTGAAGGTGATGGTCTATTAAGTCTCAAAGGAGAAAAATGGGCTCATCATAGAAAGATCATTACACCAGCCTTCCACATAAAAAATCTCAAg CTGATGATGCCCATGATGGCGAATAGCATGGGGAAGATGCTGAAACAATGGTCCAAAATGTCGTCAAATGACGGCAAGGTGGAAATTGAAGTCTCAGAATGGTTCCAAAACTTGGCAGAAGATGTCATCACTCGCACAGCATTTGGAAGTAGCTATGAAGATGGAAGGGCCATTTACCAACTTCAAGCTCAGCAAATGGTTTATGCCACTGAAGCATATCAAAAAGTGTTCATTCCAGGTTATAG GTTTTTGCCCACCAAAAAGAACAGAATTTCTTGGAGACTGgacaaagaaattagaaaatcCTTGATGAAACTCATCGACAAGAGGAGAAAAAATGCGATTGCCAAGGGGTTGTCAGAGGAATGTCCAAATGATTTGCTGGAACTCATGATCAAGGCCAGTTTGaaggaaacaacaaaaaaagTCCCAAATAATTCAACTTCGAATTCAAATACACCGTCATTAATGTCCTCGTCGTCCATCACAGTTCATGACATTGTTGAGGAATGCAAGACAGTTTTCTTCGCCGGAAAGCACACCACATCAAACTTGCTGACGTGGACGACCATTTTATTAGCTATGCATCCTAAGTGGCAGGAACTGGCACGTGAGGAGGTCTTGAGGGTGTGCGGAGCACGTGATACACATACTGAAGACGATGTTGCTACGCTTAGGACG CTGGGCATGATACTGAATGAATCTCTGAGATTATATCCACCAGCAGTGGCAGCAATCAGGAGGGCCAAGGTGGATGTAGAATTGGGAGACCTAAGGATCCCACAGGGCACAGAGCTCCTCATACCAATCGTGGCCGTTCATCATGATCCAGAGTTGTGGGGCAACGATGCAAATGAGTTTAACCCCGCCAGATTTGCAGGAGGGGTAGGACATGCAGCCAGACATTCAATGGCTTTCTTGCCTTTCGGATTAGGCTCCCGTAGATGCATTGGCCAGAATCTAGCCATATTGCAAGCGAAATTAGCCATTGCTATGATTTTACAACGCTTCTCTTTTGATCTATCGCCAACTTACCAGCATGCACCCACTGTTCAGATGCTTCTATATCCACAGTACGGTGCACCCATTATGTTCCAAAAATTGTAG
- the LOC113741188 gene encoding 26S proteasome regulatory subunit 8 homolog A, whose translation MAMAAVENNWPAEGADNATNHYNQQQGGGGGRGGGGEGLRQYYLQHIHDLQLQLRQRTHNLQRLEAQRNDLNSRVRMLKEELQLLQEPGSYVGEVVKVMGKSKVLVKVHPEGKYVVDIDKNIDITKITPSTRVALRNDSYVLHLMLPSKVDPLVNLMKVEKVPDSTYDMIGGLDQQIKEIKEVIELPIKHPELFESLGIAQPKGVLLYGPPGTGKTLLARAVAHHTDCTFIRVSGSELVQKYIGEGSRMVRELFVMAREHAPSIIFMDEIDSIGSARMESGTGNGDSEVQRTMLELLNQLDGFEASNKIKVLMATNRIDILDQALLRPGRIDRKIEFPNPNEESRFDIVKIHSRKMNLMRGIDLKKIAEKMNGASGAELKAVCTEAGMFALRERRVHVTQEDFEMAVSKVMKKETEKNMSLRKLWK comes from the exons ATGGCGATGGCGGCAGTCGAGAATAATTGGCCGGCGGAGGGTGCCGATAACGCGACGAACCATTACAATCAACAGCAAGGCGGTGGCGGAGGTAGAGGCGGGGGTGGAGAAGGGCTGCGGCAGTACTACCTGCAACATATCCATGATCTTCAGCTCCAACTCCGGCAACGTACCCACAATCTTCAGCGTCTTGAAGCCCAGCGCAACGATCTTAATTCCCGAG TGAGAATGCTGAAGGAAGAGCTACAGCTTCTACAGGAGCCGGGGTCTTATGTTGGTGAAGTTGTCAAAGTCATGGGAAAATCAAAGGTCTTAGTTAAG GTTCACCCTGAAGGGAAGTATGTTGTTGACATCGACAAGAATATTGACATTACGAAGATTACTCCATCAACTCGAGTAGCATTGCGAAACGATAGCTATGTGCTTCACTTGATGCTGCCCAGCAAAGTTGATCCTCTTGTCAACCTAATGAAAGTTGAGAAAGTTCCAGACTCAACTTATGACATGATTGGTGGTCTTGACCAACAAATTAAAGAGATAAAAGAG GTCATTGAGTTGCCAATCAAACATCCTGAATTGTTTGAAAGTCTTGGAATAGCACAACCGAAG GGAGTCTTGCTGTATGGGCCACCTGGAACAGGGAAAACCTTGCTTGCAAGGGCTGTGGCACATCACACTGATTGCACCTTCATTAGAGTTTCAGGGTCTGAGTTAGTTCAGAAATACATTGGAGAAGGCTCTAGGATGGTTAGAGAGCTTTTTGTCATGGCAAG GGAACATGCTCCCTCAATCATTTTCATGGATGAAATCGATAGCATAGGATCTGCTCGCATGGAATCTGGAACAGGAAATGGGGATAGTGAAGTTCAACGGACTATGCTTGAGCTTCTCAACCAACTTGATGGATTTGAAGCCTCGAATAAGATAAAA GTTTTGATGGCAACTAATAGAATTGACATTTTGGACCAAGCACTCCTTAGGCCCGGTAGGATTGACCGGAAAATTGAGTTTCCAAATCCTAATGAAGAG TCTCGTTTTGACATCGTGAAGATACACTCAAGAAAGATGAACTTGATGCGTGGTATAGATCTAAAGAAAATTGCAGAGAAAATGAATGGTGCCTCGGGTGCAGAACTTAAG GCTGTTTGCACTGAAGCAGGGATGTTTGCTCTGCGGGAGAGGAGGGTTCATGTCACTCAAGAGGACTTTGAGATGGCAGTGTCTAAAGTGATGAAGAAGGAAACAGAGAAAAATATGTCGCTAAGGAAGCTGTGGAAGTAG